From Lycium ferocissimum isolate CSIRO_LF1 chromosome 12, AGI_CSIRO_Lferr_CH_V1, whole genome shotgun sequence, one genomic window encodes:
- the LOC132039947 gene encoding 1-phosphatidylinositol-3-phosphate 5-kinase FAB1B → MDTPENKKIVDIVKSWMPRRTEQESVSRDFWMPDQSCRVCYECDSQFTVINRRHHCRLCGRIFCAKCASNTVPVPNEEPKAGREDGERIRVCNFCFKQWQQGLATVDSRMNLSSPGLSPSRSTTSLVSDQSGCTCNSGSSGSSTAYPTGPYQYVPCSSCQSASQSAQTAPKQDQATSLGNPDFGHFVSCYRSDDEDDDYGVCGSHSEPRHFTPPDVYYDAFNYKEMDNICGPNNDQPAEIESSSVNSSSLAENSEWQNSEGMKELAKQTDTCITGVECEGPPPHDVNDIDNAPVDIENIYLLWLPPEPETEEDDRESLLFDEDDDGSEEVPGEWGYMDSSGNLAGGEHHNKYRSTEEHRKAMKNVVDGHFKSLIVQILQDEHIPPAEANKESWSEIITSLSWEAATLLKPDMSQNGGMDPCGYVKIKCIASGHRRESTVVKGVVCKKNVAHRRMTSKLEKPRLLILGGALEYQRVANHLSSFDTLLQQEMDHLKMAVAKIGAHHPNILLVEKSVSRFAQEYLLAKDITLVLNVKRPLLERIARCTGAQVIASIDNLTTPKLGYCDSFHVDKFVEEHGSAGQAGKKMTKTLMFFEGCPKPFGCTILLKGANGDDLKKIKRVIQYGVFAAYHLALETSFLADEGASLPDIPLKSPIKVALPDKPSTFQRSISMIPGFSLPVTHRPLDQHLLGTTSHSSTKLLSGITSPSNNAPMLVEQPSSPEGSNLLASATTASNNVDFSDCPNSSHHSRLQFSDQADGRNAMAPNDPHEAYSLDRGEVAGNDYILNFPSNALTDASSLSHVVESLPTAHLNPELVPPEFDNSYFEELGSLKQEYPSSPSDQQIIVVCLSTRCVWKGTVCEPPHISRIKYYGITDMPLGRFLRDQLFDENFRCPSCEMPPEAHVRCYTHRQGSLTISVKKLPERILPGERKGKIWMWHRCLRCPRTNGFPPPTKRVVMSGAARGLSFGKFLELSFSNHAAASRVASCGHLLHRDCLRFYGFGKMVACFRYAPVDVYSVFLPPPKLEFTYDNQEWIQKEGDEVCSRANALFAEVSKALHAKFDTFSADSSLKATKISEQIAEMEEILEKEKTEFEGLLHKALTREVKVGQPAVDILEINRLRRQLIFHAYLWDRRLIHLFSSHGKNSQTQGNLTLLNEKPLSCSDELSERNAISRPGKSLGSYDSGFQNVKTEIIPNEGRHSQIPDGVHERLNADKNLTRGKDTEVFCSLRSTGDGNVLEPGKNVRRILSDAKFPSVGSLSDTLDAAWTGESHLAIKEHNSGFAGSFIVDSSALTGVAANSDVERSTCDKNEAETPHLSAKSDNGDYLTWATTHFSNFYRSLNKKITANPQVVDKLNEHKPVYIFSFSELQHQGGARLLMAVGVNDIVVPVYDDEPTSIISYALVSPDYHNQLSDQSQKLKDNHKSSASLSFLDSLNLLSLHSVDEVISDYPRSFGSTKESMSSGSNSRNSNMDPPAYINALHARISFSDDGPLGKVKYTVTCYYAKQFETLRKSCCPDESDFIRSLSRCKKWGAQGGKSNVFFAKTLDDRFIIKQVTKTELESFFKFAPAYFKYLSDSIASGSPTCLAKILGIYQVTSKHLKGGKESRMDVLVMENLLFKRNITRLYDLKGSSRSRYNPDSSGSNKVLLDQNLIEAMPTSPIFVGTKAKRLLQRAVWNDTSFLYSIDVMDYSLLVGVDEEKHELVLGIIDFMRQYTWDKHLETWVKASGILGGPKNASPTVISPKQYKTRFRKAMSTYFLMVPDEWTSSTGISSGSQSNPCEVSSGPT, encoded by the exons ATGGACACGCCTGAAAATAAGAAGATAGTTGACATAGTAAAATCATGGATGCCGAGAAGGACAGAGCAGGAGAGTGTGTCCAGAGATTTCTGGATGCCCGACCAGAGCTGTAGGGTATGCTACGAGTGCGACTCTCAGTTTACTGTAATTAACCGCAGACATCATTGCCGTCTCTGTGGCCGAATTTTCTGTGCCAAATGTGCATCAAACACTGTTCCTGTCCCAAATGAGGAGCCGAAGGCTGGCCGGGAAGATGGAGAGAGGATTAGAGTATGTAACTTCTGTTTTAAGCAATGGCAGCAGGGGTTAGCTACGGTTGATAGTAGGATGAACCTTTCTAGTCCAGGCCTCAGTCCATCTCGTTCTACCACAAGTTTGGTTAGCGACCAGTCTGGCTGTACTTGTAACAGTGGTAGCAGTGGTAGTTCAACTGCTTACCCTACGGGACCCTATCAATATGTACCATGCAGCTCATGTCAAAGCGCTTCTCAATCAGCTCAGACAGCTCCCAAGCAAGATCAAGCAACATCTCTGGGGAATCCAGATTTTGGTCATTTTGTCTCTTGCTACAG GAGtgatgatgaggatgatgattaTGGTGTTTGTGGATCACATTCTGAGCCAAGACACTTTACTCCACCAGATGTCTATTATGATGCTTTCAACTACAAGGAGATGGATAATATTTGTGGACCAAACAATGATCAACCTGCTGAGATTGAATCAAGTAGCGTAAATTCCTCATCATTGGCAGAGAACAGTGAATGGCAGAACTCAGAAGGGATGAAAGAACTTGCAAAACAAACGGATACTTGTATCACTGGTGTTGAGTGTGAAGGGCCTCCTCCCCATGATGTGAATGATATAGATAATGCACCTGTTGATATTGAGAATATTTATTTACTCTGGTTGCCACCAGAGCCAGAAACAGAAGAAGATGATAGAGAATCTCTTTTAtttgatgaggatgatgatggcAGTGAAGAAGTGCCAGGGGAATGGGGTTACATGGATTCATCAGGCAACTTAGCTGGTGGAGAGCACCATAATAAGTATAGGTCAACCGAGGAGCACAGAAAGGCCATGAAAAATGTAGTTGATGGACATTTTAAATCTTTGATTGTGCAGATTTTGCAAGATGAACATATTCCTCCAGCTGAGGCTAATAAAGAGAGTTGGTCGGAGATAATCACATCTTTATCCTGGGAAGCTGCTACACTCCTAAAGCCCGACATGAGTCAGAATGGAGGAATGGATCCTTGCGGATATGTGAAGATTAAATGCATTGCCAGTGGACATCGTAGAGAAAG TACGGTGGTTAAAGGCgttgtttgtaagaaaaatGTGGCACACCGGCGAATGACCTCAAAATTAGAAAAGCCTAGACTTCTTATTCTTGGAGGAGCACTGGAATATCAAAGGGTGGCTAACCACTTGTCAAGTTTTGACACTTTATTGCAGCAG GAAATGGACCATCTGAAGATGGCTGTTGCAAAGATTGGTGCTCATCATCCGAACATTTTGTTAGTAGAGAAATCAGTATCTCGATTTGCGCAGGAATACCTGCTTGCGAAAGACATAACTCTAGTTCTCAATGTGAAGCGGCCACTTTTAGAGCGTATTGCCCGTTGTACAGGTGCACAAGTAATCGCTTCAATTGATAATCTTACAACGCCAAAGTTAGGGTACTGTGATTCATTCCATGTTGATAAGTTCGTGGAAGAGCATGGTAGTGCTGGGCAAGCTGGAAAGAAAATGACAAAGACCTTGATGTTCTTCGAGGGATGCCCAAAGCCATTTGGCTGCACT ATTTTGCTCAAGGGTGCCAACGGGGATGATCTGAAGAAGATAAAACGTGTTATCCAATATGGAGTTTTTGCTGCTTATCACCTGGCTCTGGAGACATCTTTTCTTGCAGATGAAGGTGCTTCCTTGCCAGATATCCCCTTGAAGTCCCCAATTAAAGTTGCATTGCCTGATAAACCATCAACTTTTCAAAGATCCATATCTATGATTCCTGGTTTCTCTCTACCCGTAACCCACAGACCGCTCGATCAGCATTTACTTGGGACAACATCTCATTCCTCCACCAAACTGTTGTCTGGTATTACATCACCATCCAACAATGCTCCAATGCTTGTCGAACAGCCAAGTTCTCCTGAAGGTTCTAACTTATTAGCCAGCGCTACAACTGCCTCAAATAATGTAGACTTTTCTGATTGTCCCAATTCCTCGCATCATTCAAGGCTTCAGTTCTCAGATCAAGCTGATGGGAGGAATGCAATGGCTCCAAATGACCCTCATGAAGCGTATTCACTAGACAGAGGTGAAGTTGCAGGAAATGATTATATACTTAATTTTCCTAGTAATGCTTTGACGGATGCTAGTAGCCTTTCTCATGTCGTGGAAAGTTTACCAACAGCTCACTTAAATCCAGAGTTGGTGCCACCAGAATTTGATAATAGTTACTTCGAGGAGTTAGGGTCATTGAAGCAAGAGTATCCTTCCTCACCTTCCGACCAGCAGATTATTGTAGTGTGCCTTTCAACACGCTGTGTTTGGAAAGGAACTGTTTGTGAGCCCCCTCATATTTCTCGAATAAAATACTATGGAATCACTGATATGCCTTTGGGACGGTTTTTACGGGACCAGCTGTTTGATGAG AATTTTAGGTGTCCCTCATGTGAAATGCCGCCAGAAGCACATGTTCGTTGCTATACTCATCGGCAAGGCAGCCTCACAATTTCTGTGAAGAAGCTACCTGAACGTATATTGCCAGGAGAACGGAAAGGAAAGATATGGATGTGGCACAGGTGTCTGCGATGTCCTCGGACCAATGGTTTCCCTCCTCCAACCAAGAGGGTAGTAATGTCTGGTGCTGCTCGGGGATTGTCATTTGGGAAATTTCTGGAACTCAGTTTTTCAAATCATGCAGCAGCGAGCAGGGTTGCAAGTTGTGGTCATCTTCTTCACCGAGACTGTCTCCGGTTCTATGG GTTTGGAAAAATGGTAGCTTGTTTTCGATATGCTCCTGTTGATGTTTATTCTGTCTTTCTCCCgcctccaaaacttgaatttacCTATGATAATCAGGAGTGGATTCAGAAAGAAGGTGATGAG GTGTGCAGCAGGGCGAATGCTTTGTTTGCTGAGGTGTCCAAAGCTCTTCATGCAAAGTTTGACACATTCTCTGCTGATAGCAGTTTGAAAGCAACCAAGATAAGTGAGCAGATCGCAGAGATGGAAGAAATattagagaaggagaaaactGAGTTTGAG GGATTGTTACACAAGGCACTTACCAGGGAGGTTAAAGTTGGCCAGCCTGCAGTTGACATCCTTGAGATAAATCGACTGAGAAGGCAGTTGATTTTTCATGCTTATCTATGGGACAGACGCTTGATACATCTTTTCAGTTCTCATGGTAAAAATTCCCAAACTCAGGGAAATTTGACACTACTGAATGAGAAACCCCTCAGCTGTAGTGATGAACTTTCTGAAAGGAATGCAATTTCGAGACCTGGCAAAAGCTTGGGGAGCTATGATTCAGGTTTTCAGAATGTGAAGACTGAAATAATACCTAATGAAGGAAGGCACAGTCAGATTCCTGATGGGGTTCACGAAAGATTGAATGCTGATAAGAACCTAACTCGTGGGAAAGACACTGAAGTTTTTTGTTCTTTAAGAAGTACAGGAGATGGAAATGTACTGGAACCTGGAAAAAATGTCAGGCGTATTCTTTCAGATGCAAAATTCCCTTCTGTGGGAAGTTTATCTGACACTCTTGATGCTGCATGGACTGGTGAAAGCCACCTGGCTATTAAGGAGCATAACAGTGGATTTGCAGGTTCATTCATTGTAGATTCTTCTGCTTTGACTGGAGTTGCAGCAAATTCAGATGTTGAAAGGTCTACGTGTGACAAAAATGAAGCTGAAACACCTCATTTATCTGCAAAATCTGACAACGGGGACTACCTGACTTGGGCAACGACACATTTCTCAAATTTCTATCGTTCCTTAAACAAGAAAATCACAGCAAATCCACAAGTTGTTGACAAATTGAATGAGCATAAGCCTGTTTATATCTTCTCGTTTAGCGAATTGCAACATCAAGGTGGTGCCAGGCTTCTGATGGCTGTTGGTGTTAATGACATTGTTGTTCCAGTTTATGATGATGAGCCGACAAGTATTATCTCATATGCACTTGTCTCACCAGATTACCACAATCAGTTGTCAGATCAATCTCAAAAACTGAAAGATAATCACAAATCTTCAGCTTCTTTGTCATTTCTGGATTCATTAAATTTACTTTCGCTCCATTCTGTGGATGAAGTAATTTCGGACTATCCAAGAAGTTTTGGATCTACCAAGGAAAGCATGTCATCGGGTTCTAATTCTCGCAACTCAAACATGGATCCACCTGCATATATTAATGCTTTGCATGCACGAATATCTTTCTCAGATGATGGCCCTCTGGGAAAGGTTAAGTACACAGTCACCTGTTATTATGCGAAGCAATTTGAGACCTTAAGAAAGTCTTGTTGCCCCGATGAATCAGACTTCATACGTTCCCTTAGCCGATGCAAAAAATGGGGTGCTCAGGGTGGCAAGAGCAATGTTTTCTTTGCCAAAACCTTGGATGACCGATTTATCATCAAGCAGGTAACAAAGACAGAGTTGGAGTCATTTTTCAAGTTTGCACCAGCTTACTTCAAGTATTTATCTGACTCAATAGCTAGTGGGAGCCCAACTTGCCTGGCAAAGATTTTGGGGATCTACCAG GTTACATCAAAGCATCTCAAAGGTGGGAAAGAATCAAGAATGGATGTGCTTGTTATGGAAAATCTTCTTTTTAAGCGCAACATCACTAGACTGTATGACCTCAAAGGGTCGTCTCGGTCACGCTATAATCCAGATTCAAGTGGAAGTAACAAAGTTTTACTTGATCAGAACTTGATTGAAGCAATGCCAACTTCTCCGATTTTTGTGGGTACGAAGGCTAAGCGGCTGCTGCAGAGAGCTGTGTGGAATGATACTTCATTTCTATAT TCAATAGATGTGATGGATTACTCATTACTAGTCGGGGTGGATGAGGAGAAGCATGAACTGGTGCTTGGTATTATTGATTTCATGAGACAATATACATGGGACAAGCATCTTGAGACTTGGGTAAAGGCTTCAGGCATTCTTGGTGGGCCGAAGAATGCATCCCCAACGGTGATTTCTCCAAAGCAATACAAAACGAGATTCAGGAAAGCAATGTCTACATACTTTCTGATGGTGCCAGATGAGTGGACATCGTCAACAGGCATTTCTAGTGGATCCCAATCCAATCCATGTGAAGTCTCAAGTGGGCCTACATGA